A genomic segment from Stappia indica encodes:
- a CDS encoding autotransporter domain-containing protein codes for MPMIGGSSFVNASGKLLGTVLGALLGSTALSALVSHPAHAQQVIEGGASETVIGGGDGTRPDPWIVGAPLTIGQAGSGTLTITNGGGVGSGVGRIGNGSTGTVTVDDLGSTWDLQNAALYVGSAGAGNLNITDGAVVENGSAYMADGVGSEAVVNVNGANAAWVNAAGLIVGGSGEATLNISNTGDVSNSSARVGDVAGSIGNVNVDGAGSTWANSASLYVGDHGQGFLNITNQGVVSSNTGVIGVSGGGEGTVTVDRGTWTIANTLDVGNDGTGRLDISGVGAVTNGNANVGSAATSSGVVTVSDLGSVWSSATLVVGESGTGEVHVANGGTVNSTVGTIGSESDGVGTVTVNGATWNNSSNLRVGSRGSGTLEISGGGSVGSAAGFVAAAAGGVGTVTIDGAGSSWTTTGANFIGWQGDGTLTLTNGGRVVVGSGQLSLANAVPTTGTLNIGTGGAAGVVDAITVDGGAGTAVINFNHSDADYYFTSDGTVAGTNVAITGSAAVNHIGSGMTTLRGINSHTGGTTVSSGTLRNMGVVGDVLVTGGTFGGDGTAGAVTVNSGGTLAPGNSIGVMTAASASFDTGSVFAIELDDAGFVAGLNNDVLNVSGAATINGGTVHVTPENGTDDGSTYLPGTYTILTTGAGVSGAFDAVTDTYAFLGFTLSYDPSNVYLTSAAATSFCLAGMTANQCAAGSGAYSLGAGNSVFNAVLALAVAEAPIALDLLSGEVHASAHTAFLEDSRFPREAAMDRLRSARGGVGSGRNARIEDRISGSFGLWGQGFGSWSQWDGDGNAATMDRTIGGFLMGGDAQVWDGVRLGVLGGYSRSSFSVDGRSSSATADSYTLGLYGGGEWNAFALTGGLAHSWHQIDTSRSVAFTGFTDNLGASYSARTLQAWGEASYRFEAGAARFEPFANLAFAHLSTDGFTETGGAAALTAASSAVDATFTTVGLRAETDVSLGGTDATLRGTVGWRHAFGNTPTSQFTFASGGAPFVIAGVPLAQDTFVFDTGLDVNLTQNTTMGLAYGALFGSGLQDHTASLKLNIRF; via the coding sequence ATGCCGATGATCGGTGGAAGTTCATTTGTCAACGCAAGCGGAAAGCTGCTGGGAACGGTGCTCGGGGCGCTGCTGGGTTCGACCGCGTTGAGCGCCCTTGTCAGCCATCCGGCCCATGCGCAGCAGGTCATCGAAGGCGGGGCGAGCGAAACCGTCATCGGCGGAGGCGACGGTACGCGGCCGGACCCCTGGATCGTCGGTGCCCCGCTCACGATCGGCCAGGCCGGCTCGGGCACGCTGACCATCACCAATGGCGGCGGCGTTGGCAGCGGCGTCGGACGGATCGGCAATGGCAGCACCGGCACCGTGACGGTCGATGACCTCGGCTCGACCTGGGATCTGCAGAATGCCGCGCTCTATGTCGGCAGCGCCGGCGCGGGCAACCTGAACATCACCGATGGCGCCGTGGTGGAGAACGGCTCGGCCTACATGGCCGACGGGGTCGGCAGCGAGGCGGTGGTCAACGTCAACGGCGCGAACGCGGCCTGGGTCAATGCCGCAGGCCTGATCGTCGGGGGCAGCGGCGAGGCCACGCTGAACATCTCCAACACCGGCGATGTGAGCAACAGCTCGGCGCGTGTCGGCGATGTCGCGGGCAGCATCGGCAACGTGAATGTCGACGGCGCGGGGTCGACCTGGGCGAATTCGGCCAGCCTCTATGTCGGCGATCACGGGCAGGGCTTCCTGAACATCACCAATCAGGGCGTGGTCAGCAGCAACACCGGCGTGATCGGGGTTTCAGGCGGCGGCGAGGGCACCGTGACGGTGGATCGCGGGACCTGGACCATCGCCAACACGCTCGATGTCGGCAACGACGGCACGGGCCGGCTGGACATTTCCGGCGTCGGCGCGGTCACCAACGGCAATGCGAATGTCGGCAGCGCCGCCACAAGCAGCGGCGTGGTCACCGTGAGCGACCTCGGGTCCGTCTGGAGCAGCGCCACCCTGGTCGTCGGCGAGTCCGGCACCGGCGAAGTGCATGTCGCCAATGGCGGCACGGTCAACAGCACCGTGGGCACGATCGGCTCGGAGAGCGACGGCGTCGGGACCGTCACCGTCAACGGCGCAACGTGGAACAACTCCAGCAACCTGCGCGTCGGCAGTCGCGGCAGCGGCACGCTGGAGATCTCCGGCGGCGGCTCGGTCGGCAGTGCGGCCGGCTTCGTTGCCGCGGCGGCGGGCGGCGTCGGCACGGTCACCATCGACGGGGCCGGCTCCAGCTGGACCACCACGGGTGCGAATTTCATCGGCTGGCAGGGCGACGGCACCCTCACCCTCACCAATGGCGGGCGGGTCGTGGTCGGCTCCGGCCAGCTGTCGCTGGCCAATGCCGTTCCCACCACCGGCACGCTCAACATCGGGACGGGCGGCGCGGCGGGCGTGGTCGACGCCATCACGGTCGATGGCGGGGCCGGCACGGCGGTGATCAATTTCAATCACAGCGATGCCGACTATTACTTCACCAGTGACGGCACGGTGGCGGGCACGAACGTCGCCATCACCGGCTCCGCCGCGGTCAACCACATCGGCTCCGGCATGACGACCCTGCGCGGCATCAACAGCCATACCGGAGGCACGACCGTCTCCAGCGGCACGCTGCGCAACATGGGCGTGGTCGGCGACGTGCTGGTCACCGGGGGCACCTTCGGCGGCGACGGCACGGCAGGCGCCGTCACCGTCAATTCCGGCGGCACCCTGGCACCAGGCAACTCCATCGGCGTGATGACCGCCGCCTCTGCCAGTTTCGATACGGGATCGGTCTTCGCGATCGAGCTCGACGATGCCGGCTTCGTTGCCGGCCTCAACAACGACGTGCTCAATGTCAGCGGGGCGGCAACCATCAATGGCGGTACGGTACATGTCACGCCGGAGAACGGCACCGACGACGGCTCGACCTACCTGCCGGGCACCTACACCATCCTTACGACGGGCGCCGGCGTCAGCGGCGCTTTCGACGCCGTCACCGACACCTACGCCTTCCTCGGTTTCACGCTCTCCTACGATCCAAGCAACGTCTATCTGACCTCGGCGGCGGCAACCAGCTTCTGCCTCGCCGGCATGACCGCCAATCAATGCGCAGCCGGAAGCGGCGCCTACTCGCTCGGTGCGGGAAACAGCGTGTTCAACGCCGTCCTGGCACTGGCCGTCGCGGAGGCCCCCATCGCCCTCGACCTGCTTTCGGGCGAGGTGCATGCCTCAGCGCACACAGCGTTCCTCGAGGACAGCCGCTTCCCGCGCGAAGCGGCGATGGACCGCCTGCGTTCAGCGCGTGGCGGTGTCGGCTCCGGCAGGAACGCCCGGATCGAGGATCGCATCTCCGGGAGTTTCGGCCTTTGGGGGCAGGGCTTCGGCTCCTGGAGCCAGTGGGACGGCGACGGGAATGCCGCCACAATGGACCGCACGATCGGCGGGTTCCTGATGGGCGGCGACGCGCAGGTCTGGGACGGTGTGCGCCTCGGTGTGCTCGGCGGATACTCCCGGTCGAGCTTCAGCGTCGACGGCCGATCCTCCTCGGCAACCGCAGATAGCTACACGCTCGGACTGTATGGCGGCGGCGAGTGGAACGCCTTCGCGCTGACCGGCGGTCTCGCCCATAGCTGGCACCAGATCGACACGTCCCGCTCGGTAGCCTTCACCGGCTTCACGGACAATCTCGGTGCATCGTACAGCGCGCGAACCCTGCAAGCCTGGGGCGAGGCGAGCTACCGTTTCGAGGCAGGCGCAGCGCGCTTCGAGCCCTTCGCCAATCTCGCCTTTGCGCACCTGTCTACCGACGGCTTCACCGAAACCGGTGGCGCAGCCGCCCTGACCGCCGCCTCGAGCGCTGTCGATGCGACCTTCACCACGGTCGGCCTTCGTGCGGAGACCGATGTCAGCCTGGGAGGGACGGATGCAACCCTGCGCGGCACGGTGGGCTGGCGGCATGCGTTCGGCAACACCCCGACATCGCAGTTCACCTTCGCTTCGGGCGGCGCTCCCTTCGTCATCGCGGGCGTTCCGCTGGCGCAGGACACGTTCGTGTTCGACACGGGCCTGGATGTGAACCTCACGCAAAACACCACAATGGGCCTCGCCTACGGGGCGCTCTTCGGCTCCGGACTTCAGGATCACACGGCCAGCCTCAAGCTGAACATACGCTTCTGA
- a CDS encoding helix-turn-helix transcriptional regulator, whose protein sequence is MTEGNFHRLSFTEAGPCEIAKLLEALEPSISFFMDRHNDERMAFDFSLRIMPNAYASFQTMSGMSNMRQKTHVALDGNDDLCLLVHRGGHPIQMRLHDRRHGRDEVTVGPGGPAHLRGNDERYSAWSLTSHSQVICVSRAQIAAAVGSLDHALDHGVPQSAALDLLCGYARTLASDIGPLDGETLLQARKTLTDLFILAVDPTRDAVEATKDSARAVRLARIKDDIWANLSHPDLSLEWIAGRHGFSPRGIRNLFYASGANFTDYVLAARLERAHELLSDLRLNHHSITAIAYQSGFGDLSWFNQAFRRRYKMTPSDVRRSRLAASSA, encoded by the coding sequence TTGACCGAAGGCAACTTTCATCGACTGTCATTCACGGAAGCTGGCCCGTGCGAAATAGCCAAGCTGCTGGAAGCTCTCGAGCCGAGCATCAGCTTTTTCATGGATCGCCATAACGACGAGCGAATGGCGTTCGACTTTTCGCTCCGCATCATGCCGAACGCCTATGCAAGCTTCCAGACGATGTCCGGCATGTCGAACATGCGCCAGAAAACCCATGTCGCACTCGACGGAAACGACGACCTGTGCCTGCTGGTCCACCGCGGGGGACACCCGATCCAGATGCGACTGCACGACCGTCGCCATGGACGCGATGAAGTTACCGTGGGGCCGGGAGGGCCGGCGCATCTCAGGGGCAACGACGAGAGATACAGCGCCTGGTCTCTGACGAGCCATAGCCAGGTCATTTGCGTCTCCCGCGCACAGATTGCCGCGGCCGTCGGCAGTCTCGACCATGCCCTCGATCACGGCGTGCCGCAGTCTGCCGCGCTCGACCTCCTGTGCGGCTATGCAAGGACGCTCGCCAGCGATATCGGGCCGCTCGACGGCGAGACGCTCCTCCAGGCCAGGAAAACGCTGACGGATCTGTTCATTCTGGCCGTCGACCCCACCCGGGATGCCGTGGAGGCAACGAAGGACAGCGCGCGGGCGGTAAGGCTGGCCCGCATCAAGGATGACATCTGGGCAAATCTCTCCCACCCCGATCTCTCCCTGGAGTGGATTGCCGGCCGGCATGGCTTCTCGCCGCGCGGCATTCGCAACCTGTTCTACGCTTCCGGCGCGAATTTCACCGACTACGTGCTCGCGGCAAGGCTGGAGCGAGCCCACGAACTGCTTTCCGACCTTCGCCTCAACCACCACAGCATCACCGCCATTGCCTACCAATCCGGCTTTGGCGATCTGTCCTGGTTCAATCAGGCCTTCCGCCGTCGCTACAAGATGACGCCGTCGGACGTGCGCAGGTCCAGACTGGCAGCCTCCTCCGCCTGA
- a CDS encoding GNAT family N-acetyltransferase: protein MTTHDVVIRPYDPATDTKKLSHIWLEASLLAHPFIGEQRLRGQRALIEDRYLPQSETWVACMGGHPCGFISLLGTFVGGIFVSPDRQGSGLGRRLIAHAVALKGELTLEVYTANRQAMAFYKRLGFQEISRRDVDDDGNAFENARLHLIG from the coding sequence ATGACAACCCATGACGTCGTCATCCGGCCCTATGACCCGGCAACGGATACGAAAAAACTGTCGCATATCTGGCTCGAAGCCTCGCTGCTGGCCCACCCGTTTATCGGGGAGCAGCGCTTGCGCGGGCAAAGAGCGCTTATCGAAGACCGATATCTCCCGCAATCCGAGACCTGGGTCGCCTGCATGGGCGGTCATCCCTGCGGCTTCATCAGCCTGCTCGGCACGTTTGTCGGGGGGATTTTCGTGTCGCCCGATCGGCAAGGGTCCGGTCTTGGGCGTCGACTGATTGCCCACGCCGTGGCCCTCAAGGGCGAGCTGACGCTTGAGGTCTACACCGCCAATCGACAGGCAATGGCCTTCTACAAGCGGCTGGGGTTCCAGGAGATCTCGCGCCGCGACGTCGACGATGACGGCAACGCGTTCGAAAATGCCCGCCTGCACCTGATCGGCTAG
- a CDS encoding DUF2852 domain-containing protein — protein sequence MVLGFIVFWPLGLAMLAYILWGDRLPGLARDAREQWNASPFGQGLSSDRGFGDVRPTGNAAFDDYRARELKRLEEERARIDEMRAEFDAFLQELRRARDQEEFDRFMADRGRGPASPGAGTPQA from the coding sequence ATGGTGCTCGGCTTCATCGTCTTCTGGCCGCTCGGCCTGGCGATGCTGGCCTATATCCTGTGGGGCGACCGCCTTCCCGGCCTCGCACGCGATGCGCGAGAGCAGTGGAATGCCAGCCCCTTCGGTCAGGGCCTGTCTTCGGACCGGGGCTTTGGCGATGTCCGCCCGACCGGCAATGCCGCCTTCGACGACTACCGGGCCCGCGAGTTGAAGCGGCTCGAGGAAGAGCGTGCGCGCATCGACGAAATGCGTGCCGAGTTCGACGCGTTCCTGCAGGAACTGCGAAGGGCGCGCGACCAGGAAGAGTTCGACCGCTTCATGGCCGATCGTGGCCGCGGGCCGGCCTCCCCCGGGGCAGGGACGCCGCAGGCGTAA
- the pdxY gene encoding pyridoxal kinase gives MTPPPFVISIQSQVVFGHVGNSAALFPMQAAGLEVAAIPTVIFSNTPDYPTLRGRALPPDFFCDLLQGARERGLPERADFILTGYIGSLDVALMAADFVAEAKAINPRLRYVCDPVMGDAGPGLYVPETIADVMRDRLLPLADLATPNPFELSWLTGQKIASLADLEAAQARLRMAPGAHLIATGCALEDSPAGHIESVVLGPEGPSRHPVAHLPIALPGTGDLFCGLVVAGLARGLDLPRAVELAQRLTSRALSHARALGAGEVVLSEPDFRRALLMLAPLQGARCGRTAER, from the coding sequence ATGACCCCGCCGCCTTTCGTGATCTCGATCCAGAGCCAGGTCGTCTTCGGCCATGTGGGCAATTCCGCAGCCCTGTTCCCGATGCAAGCGGCCGGGCTGGAAGTGGCGGCGATCCCGACGGTGATCTTCTCCAACACGCCCGACTATCCGACGCTGCGCGGCCGCGCCTTGCCGCCGGACTTCTTCTGCGACCTGTTGCAGGGCGCGCGCGAACGCGGCCTGCCGGAACGGGCGGACTTCATCCTGACCGGCTATATCGGCTCGCTCGATGTGGCGCTGATGGCGGCGGATTTCGTTGCGGAAGCCAAGGCGATCAATCCTCGCCTCAGATATGTCTGCGACCCGGTGATGGGCGATGCCGGTCCCGGCCTCTATGTGCCGGAAACCATCGCGGACGTGATGCGCGACCGCCTGCTGCCGCTGGCCGACCTCGCAACGCCGAACCCGTTCGAGCTGAGCTGGCTGACAGGGCAGAAAATCGCCAGCCTCGCCGACCTCGAAGCAGCCCAAGCCCGCCTCCGCATGGCGCCTGGCGCCCATCTGATCGCGACGGGCTGCGCGCTGGAAGACAGCCCCGCCGGCCACATCGAGAGCGTCGTTCTCGGTCCCGAAGGTCCGAGCCGCCATCCGGTGGCACATCTGCCCATCGCCCTTCCCGGAACGGGGGACCTGTTTTGCGGATTGGTCGTCGCGGGGCTGGCGCGCGGGCTGGACCTGCCACGTGCGGTGGAGCTTGCGCAGCGCCTCACCTCCCGCGCCCTGAGCCACGCCCGCGCGCTCGGCGCCGGCGAAGTGGTCCTCAGCGAGCCGGACTTCCGCCGTGCGCTTTTGATGCTCGCCCCGTTGCAGGGGGCGCGGTGCGGTCGAACGGCTGAACGCTAG
- the secB gene encoding protein-export chaperone SecB: MSDTNDAAAGQGNEAGGAPGMSILAQYIKDLSFENPNAPGSLQPQEQPKLDINVNVGAQPMGENQFEVVLTLTASAKTSAMTVFAIELVYGGLFRIVGVPQEHLHPFVLIECPRMLFPFARNILAEASRNGGFPPLMLDPIDFAALYRQNAAQAQAAGEQKPN, encoded by the coding sequence ATGAGCGACACGAACGACGCGGCCGCGGGCCAGGGCAACGAGGCCGGCGGTGCACCGGGCATGAGCATTCTCGCCCAGTACATCAAGGATCTCTCCTTCGAGAACCCGAACGCGCCGGGATCGTTGCAGCCGCAGGAGCAGCCCAAGCTCGACATCAACGTCAATGTCGGCGCCCAGCCGATGGGCGAGAACCAGTTCGAGGTGGTGCTGACGCTGACCGCCAGCGCCAAGACCTCGGCGATGACCGTCTTCGCCATCGAGCTGGTCTATGGCGGCCTGTTCCGCATCGTCGGCGTGCCGCAGGAGCACCTGCACCCGTTCGTGCTGATCGAGTGCCCGCGCATGCTCTTCCCCTTCGCCCGCAACATTCTGGCCGAGGCCTCGCGCAATGGCGGCTTCCCGCCCCTGATGCTCGACCCGATCGATTTCGCGGCGCTCTACCGCCAGAATGCCGCACAGGCCCAGGCGGCCGGCGAGCAGAAGCCGAACTGA
- a CDS encoding ActS/PrrB/RegB family redox-sensitive histidine kinase, with product MDDTDRPELGSPHRRLKLDTLVRLRWLAIAGQTAALVVVHFYLAYPLPLSFCAALVAASAWLNIFLKVRSPQSQRLSERYAALQLAYDLMQLGGLLYLTGGLGNPFVFLLLAPVMVSAAGLSARNTIYLGLLAAVIATLIAAFHLPLPWPEGQTFRLPPVYAIGLWIALVCSLAFMSIYAFRVAEEARQLSDALTASELVLAREQHLHALDGLAAAAAHELGTPLATVYLSAKELVRDLADEKHPPSADALKEELTLILSQAERCREILSKLSSLPDDRDQHFRGEKLSHMIDQVVEPARAYGARIRLDIQGEGEEPMARRNPAMHYGLGNLLENAVDFADSTVTVTARWSATQVLLEIADDGQGFTPDVMARLGEPYVTARGARDGRPGQGQTGGGLGLGFFIAKTLLERTGADLRLRNRPPPERGAVVRIAWPRDSRSPWHLGASANDAAATRPLDLPGAETHL from the coding sequence ATGGACGATACCGACAGACCCGAACTCGGCTCCCCGCATCGGCGGCTGAAACTCGACACCTTGGTGCGCCTGCGCTGGCTGGCGATCGCGGGGCAGACCGCCGCGCTCGTCGTCGTCCACTTCTATCTGGCCTATCCGCTGCCGCTGTCCTTTTGCGCGGCGCTGGTCGCCGCCTCGGCCTGGCTCAACATCTTCCTGAAGGTGCGCTCGCCGCAGTCGCAGCGCCTGTCGGAGCGCTATGCGGCGCTGCAGCTGGCCTACGACCTGATGCAGCTCGGCGGCCTTCTCTATCTGACGGGCGGCCTCGGCAACCCTTTCGTCTTCCTCCTGCTGGCACCGGTGATGGTCTCGGCCGCCGGCCTGTCGGCGCGCAACACCATCTATCTCGGCCTGCTCGCGGCGGTGATCGCGACGCTGATCGCCGCCTTCCACCTGCCGCTGCCCTGGCCGGAGGGACAGACCTTCCGCCTGCCGCCGGTCTATGCCATCGGCCTGTGGATCGCGCTCGTGTGCTCGCTCGCCTTCATGAGCATCTATGCGTTCCGCGTTGCCGAGGAAGCGCGCCAGCTGTCCGACGCGCTGACGGCGAGCGAGCTGGTGCTGGCGCGCGAGCAGCACCTGCATGCGCTCGACGGGCTGGCGGCAGCGGCCGCCCATGAGCTCGGCACGCCGCTCGCCACCGTCTATCTGTCGGCCAAGGAGCTGGTGCGCGACCTCGCCGACGAGAAGCATCCCCCCTCCGCCGACGCGCTGAAGGAAGAGCTGACGCTGATCCTGTCGCAGGCCGAGCGCTGCCGGGAGATCCTGTCGAAGCTGTCCTCGCTGCCCGACGACCGGGACCAGCATTTCCGCGGCGAGAAACTGTCGCACATGATCGACCAGGTGGTGGAGCCGGCGCGGGCCTATGGCGCGCGCATCCGCCTCGACATCCAGGGCGAGGGCGAGGAGCCGATGGCAAGGCGCAATCCGGCGATGCATTACGGCCTCGGCAACCTGCTGGAAAATGCCGTCGACTTCGCCGACAGCACGGTGACCGTCACCGCCCGCTGGTCGGCGACCCAGGTGCTGCTGGAAATCGCCGACGACGGCCAGGGCTTCACCCCGGATGTGATGGCAAGGCTCGGCGAGCCCTATGTCACCGCGCGCGGTGCCCGCGACGGGCGGCCGGGCCAGGGGCAGACCGGCGGCGGTCTCGGCCTCGGCTTCTTCATCGCAAAGACGCTGCTGGAGCGCACGGGGGCGGACCTGCGCCTGCGCAACCGTCCGCCGCCGGAGCGCGGCGCCGTCGTTCGCATCGCCTGGCCGCGCGACAGCCGCTCTCCGTGGCATCTGGGCGCGAGTGCAAATGACGCAGCAGCAACCCGGCCGCTCGATTTGCCCGGAGCGGAAACGCACTTATAA